A window from Hoeflea sp. IMCC20628 encodes these proteins:
- a CDS encoding ABC transporter ATP-binding protein gives MTEPVLSLNGLTKSFGALKVTDGVDLDLRPGEIHALIGPNGAGKSSLIKLVAGELAADAGSIRFDGREISELDQIARARLGLTRTFQVSSLIPEFSARGNVMFAAQARRRSVFGFFRQVSRDRQLIDEAMDALERVGLSERAGVRVSELSHGEKRLLEIAMALAMRPRIFLMDEPMAGLGQEGSSKLIGFLDKLRSEAPILLIEHDMDAVFQLADRISVLVAGKIIARGKADDIRNHPEVRTAYLGEDAA, from the coding sequence ATGACTGAACCAGTGCTGTCGCTCAATGGCCTGACCAAGTCTTTTGGTGCCCTGAAGGTCACTGACGGTGTCGATCTCGACCTGCGTCCCGGTGAAATCCATGCTTTGATAGGCCCCAATGGCGCCGGCAAATCCAGCCTGATCAAGCTTGTCGCTGGCGAGCTTGCCGCCGATGCCGGCTCGATCCGCTTTGACGGTCGTGAGATCAGCGAACTCGATCAGATTGCCCGCGCTCGCCTTGGGCTCACCCGCACCTTCCAGGTCTCGTCGCTGATCCCCGAATTTTCCGCGCGCGGCAATGTCATGTTCGCCGCCCAGGCCCGGCGCCGTTCGGTGTTCGGTTTCTTCCGTCAGGTCTCCCGTGATCGGCAACTGATTGACGAGGCAATGGATGCGCTTGAGCGTGTCGGACTGAGTGAACGCGCAGGTGTCCGCGTCAGCGAACTCTCGCATGGTGAAAAGCGGCTTCTGGAAATCGCCATGGCGCTGGCGATGCGGCCTCGGATTTTCCTGATGGATGAGCCGATGGCAGGTCTCGGCCAGGAAGGCTCGAGCAAGCTGATAGGCTTCCTCGACAAGCTTCGCTCCGAAGCACCGATCCTGCTGATCGAGCATGACATGGACGCCGTCTTCCAGCTGGCCGATCGCATCTCCGTTCTGGTTGCTGGAAAGATCATCGCCCGTGGCAAGGCTGACGATATCCGCAATCATCCCGAAGTGCGCACCGCCTATCTCGGTGAGGACGCAGCATGA
- a CDS encoding branched-chain amino acid ABC transporter permease: MRDLITEHRLNIVLALILLCGPLIASYSDEPFLVTLATRATILALAGVGLNIALGLGGLVSFGHAAFFGIGGYAVGIIASHHQNYEPLMTAPFLINGTNQMLLLWLVAIVVSGLAALVIGALSLRTSGVYFIMITLAFAQMIYYFAISWPAYGGEDGLSIYVRNAFPGINTLKPLSFFLLCYAVLMVVLIAQWRMTGARFGIALQAVRQNEGRVAALGLSPYRIKLAAFVISGMVTGLAGALYADLNRFVSPSMMSWHLSGEIMVFIILGGVARLFGPVVGACLFVLFEHVFGSFTTHWQFFLGAALLTVVLFARGGFIGLVVGRTRHD; the protein is encoded by the coding sequence ATGCGTGACCTGATCACCGAACATCGTCTCAACATCGTGCTGGCACTGATCCTGCTGTGCGGACCGCTGATTGCGTCCTATTCCGATGAGCCGTTTCTGGTCACGCTGGCCACCCGCGCCACCATCCTGGCGCTGGCCGGTGTCGGCCTCAATATCGCGCTGGGGCTTGGTGGTCTGGTGTCCTTTGGTCATGCCGCCTTCTTCGGCATTGGCGGCTATGCGGTGGGCATCATTGCCAGCCACCATCAGAATTACGAACCGCTGATGACCGCTCCGTTCCTCATCAACGGCACCAACCAGATGCTGTTGCTGTGGCTGGTGGCGATCGTCGTCAGCGGTCTGGCAGCGCTTGTGATCGGTGCGCTCAGCCTTCGCACCTCGGGCGTCTATTTCATCATGATCACGCTCGCTTTTGCCCAGATGATCTATTATTTCGCCATTTCCTGGCCCGCCTATGGCGGCGAGGACGGCTTGTCGATCTATGTCCGCAACGCTTTTCCCGGCATCAACACGCTCAAGCCTCTGAGCTTCTTCCTGTTGTGCTACGCCGTGCTGATGGTGGTTCTCATCGCCCAGTGGCGGATGACCGGCGCGCGCTTCGGCATCGCGCTGCAGGCGGTCCGCCAGAACGAGGGACGCGTCGCAGCCCTCGGCCTGTCGCCCTACCGGATCAAGCTTGCAGCCTTTGTCATCTCCGGCATGGTCACCGGTCTGGCCGGCGCGCTCTATGCCGATCTCAACCGCTTCGTCAGTCCCTCGATGATGTCCTGGCATCTCTCCGGCGAGATCATGGTGTTCATCATTTTAGGTGGCGTCGCCCGCTTGTTCGGTCCGGTGGTCGGCGCCTGTCTGTTTGTCCTGTTCGAGCATGTGTTCGGCAGCTTCACCACCCATTGGCAGTTTTTCCTCGGAGCGGCGCTGCTCACAGTCGTGCTGTTTGCCCGTGGCGGGTTCATCGGGCTGGTTGTAGGGAGGACGCGTCATGACTGA
- a CDS encoding branched-chain amino acid ABC transporter permease: MTLALFLEQILNGLQLGVMLFLMAAGLTLIFGVMGLINLAHGSLFMVGGFVCAAVAAWTGSFWLGLIASLVAAAALGALVEIVVIRRLYDRDHLDQVLATFALVLMFSEGVRFVFGSFPLYLDPPEFLSGPVMLPGGLPYPAYRLAIIIAGLIVAAGLGLLISKTRLGMQIRAGEADREMIAALGVDIRFLYTVVFALGAALAGFAGALIGAIQSVQIGMGEPVLILAFVVIVIGGIGSIKGALVAALIVGLVDTMGRFLLPTLLAQVMEASAARGVGSAVASMLIYLLMAAVLVFKPKGLFPANA, from the coding sequence ATGACCCTTGCCCTCTTTCTAGAGCAGATTCTCAACGGCCTTCAACTCGGCGTCATGCTGTTTCTGATGGCGGCCGGCCTGACTCTGATTTTCGGGGTCATGGGGCTGATCAATCTTGCCCATGGCTCGCTGTTCATGGTCGGCGGATTCGTCTGCGCCGCTGTGGCCGCCTGGACCGGATCTTTCTGGCTCGGTCTGATAGCAAGCCTGGTGGCCGCTGCGGCACTCGGCGCGCTGGTCGAAATTGTTGTGATCCGCAGGCTTTATGACCGGGATCATCTCGATCAGGTGCTGGCAACCTTCGCACTGGTGCTGATGTTTTCCGAAGGCGTCCGCTTCGTCTTCGGCTCGTTCCCGCTTTATCTCGATCCACCGGAATTTTTGTCCGGCCCGGTGATGTTGCCGGGTGGTTTGCCTTATCCGGCCTACCGCCTCGCCATCATCATCGCTGGTCTGATTGTTGCCGCAGGTCTTGGCCTGCTGATCAGCAAGACCCGGCTTGGCATGCAGATCCGCGCCGGCGAGGCTGACCGCGAAATGATTGCGGCGCTCGGCGTCGATATCCGTTTTCTCTACACCGTGGTGTTTGCGCTTGGCGCAGCGCTTGCCGGATTTGCCGGTGCTTTGATCGGCGCCATCCAGTCAGTTCAGATCGGCATGGGCGAACCCGTCCTCATTCTGGCTTTCGTGGTCATTGTCATCGGTGGCATCGGCTCGATCAAGGGCGCCCTGGTCGCAGCTTTGATCGTCGGATTGGTCGACACCATGGGCCGTTTCCTGCTGCCGACATTGCTGGCGCAGGTGATGGAAGCCTCTGCCGCCCGCGGCGTCGGCTCGGCGGTGGCTTCTATGCTGATCTATCTGCTGATGGCCGCGGTGCTGGTGTTCAAGCCAAAAGGGTTGTTCCCCGCCAATGCGTGA
- a CDS encoding ABC transporter substrate-binding protein gives MKKTLFAMATAASLLAGVSIAAAEPVKVGMITTLSGGGASLGIDVRDGFQLALKQSGNTDIELIIEDDAQKPDLAVQLSDKLIQSDKVDVMTGIIWSNLAMAVVPSAVAQGKIYLSPNAGPSALAGAGCNENYFNIAWQNDNLHEGMGAYATTAGFKKSFILAPNYPAGKDALTGFKRFFKGEIANEIYTQLGQTDYAAEIAEIRASGADNVFFFLPGGMGIAFMKQYAGAGVEVPLLGPAFSFDQNILQAVGEAALGVKNTSQWSKDIDNETNKAFVETYQAEYGRLPSLYSSQGFDTANLLLSAMDVASISDKDAFRAALKAANFKSTRGDFKFGNNNHPIQDIYVREVVKEGDVYTNKLVGVALEDHADAYAVDCKM, from the coding sequence ATGAAAAAGACATTATTCGCAATGGCGACGGCTGCGTCGCTACTGGCAGGCGTATCGATTGCCGCCGCTGAGCCGGTCAAGGTCGGCATGATCACCACATTGTCCGGCGGTGGCGCATCGCTCGGCATCGACGTGCGCGACGGCTTTCAGCTGGCGCTGAAGCAGTCGGGCAACACCGATATCGAACTGATCATCGAGGATGACGCACAGAAGCCGGATCTCGCGGTTCAGCTGTCCGACAAGCTGATCCAGTCCGACAAGGTTGACGTGATGACCGGCATCATCTGGTCCAACCTGGCCATGGCCGTGGTCCCCAGCGCAGTGGCGCAGGGCAAGATCTACCTGTCGCCCAATGCCGGCCCCTCGGCGCTTGCCGGCGCCGGCTGCAACGAGAACTATTTCAACATTGCGTGGCAGAACGACAATCTGCATGAAGGCATGGGCGCCTATGCGACCACTGCCGGTTTCAAGAAGAGCTTTATCCTTGCGCCGAACTATCCGGCCGGCAAGGATGCATTGACCGGCTTCAAGCGCTTCTTCAAGGGTGAGATTGCCAACGAAATCTACACCCAGCTCGGCCAGACCGACTACGCCGCCGAAATCGCCGAAATCCGCGCCTCGGGCGCAGACAACGTCTTCTTCTTCCTGCCCGGCGGCATGGGCATTGCCTTCATGAAGCAATATGCTGGCGCCGGGGTGGAAGTTCCGCTGCTTGGACCAGCCTTCTCCTTTGACCAGAACATTCTGCAAGCCGTTGGCGAAGCAGCGCTGGGTGTCAAGAACACCTCGCAATGGTCCAAGGACATCGACAACGAGACCAACAAGGCCTTCGTCGAAACCTATCAGGCAGAGTATGGCCGTCTGCCGTCACTCTATTCGAGCCAGGGTTTTGACACCGCCAATCTGCTGCTCTCGGCCATGGATGTGGCGTCGATTTCCGACAAGGACGCGTTCCGCGCAGCCTTGAAGGCAGCCAACTTCAAGTCGACCCGTGGTGATTTCAAGTTCGGCAACAACAACCACCCGATCCAGGACATCTATGTCCGCGAAGTGGTCAAGGAAGGCGACGTCTACACCAACAAGCTGGTTGGCGTTGCCCTTGAAGATCACGCCGACGCCTACGCCGTCGATTGCAAGATGTGA
- a CDS encoding Lrp/AsnC ligand binding domain-containing protein, with the protein MQCFFVEFQCKLGQAYVVADELANREIASEIYSVSGQFDLMAKFYIENDVDIGRFIADNVHTVPGVERTHTILTFKAF; encoded by the coding sequence ATGCAGTGTTTTTTCGTGGAGTTTCAATGCAAACTCGGCCAGGCCTATGTGGTCGCCGATGAACTCGCCAACCGCGAAATTGCCTCCGAGATCTACTCGGTCAGTGGGCAATTCGACCTGATGGCAAAGTTCTACATCGAGAATGATGTCGATATAGGCAGGTTCATCGCCGACAATGTGCACACTGTTCCAGGTGTCGAACGCACCCACACGATCCTGACCTTCAAGGCGTTCTGA
- a CDS encoding phasin family protein: protein MATKKTATTADVFEFPAFDMTKMSDGYREMADKSVNQTKEAYAKVKTVAENATKAIEATMENAQSGTVELSLKAIDAARGNAEHSLSHMEALLGVKTVAQMIELQTGFFRKQAEMMVDQVKTMQEAAKKVSEEVSKPVKTVAEKAMAEIKVA, encoded by the coding sequence ATGGCGACTAAGAAAACAGCAACCACAGCAGACGTCTTCGAATTCCCGGCTTTCGACATGACCAAAATGAGCGACGGATACCGCGAAATGGCTGATAAGTCCGTCAACCAGACCAAGGAAGCCTATGCCAAGGTCAAGACCGTTGCCGAAAATGCCACCAAGGCAATCGAAGCCACGATGGAAAATGCACAGTCCGGCACCGTTGAACTGAGCCTCAAGGCAATCGATGCTGCGCGCGGCAATGCAGAGCATTCGCTTTCGCACATGGAAGCCCTGCTTGGCGTCAAGACTGTTGCCCAGATGATCGAACTTCAGACCGGCTTCTTCCGCAAGCAGGCCGAAATGATGGTTGACCAGGTCAAGACCATGCAGGAAGCCGCAAAGAAGGTTTCCGAAGAAGTTTCAAAGCCGGTCAAGACCGTTGCTGAAAAGGCCATGGCCGAAATCAAGGTCGCCTGA
- a CDS encoding ATP-binding protein produces MQAHHYPFIDLAVHSSVRDRFANGDAVAVLSPDLGEVLWANGAAANLLGFSSIYDVLDEGFEGQTATRRQIESALALLRRTGKPQTFMMRTNSGFSRSMAAAGLEDFMLPDGAPALLLTSSNAGKILAPGARARQIIAGFEGTGTHVAVLDKDGRVLAASSTFDAIGLAGSDIERMIADVANADDRLVKRMTDAYSGPMPTAIGRLADDPALHLLFAVEPATADETSAEAESFAAPEDVSEQVDLSDGSDAPVPADIARNDQPDEALPDMTPDLNATDEEDNQSTMEAGTDPVGQNELTGESALPGEPTDQPVRFDTSRVREDLTARLEKAEQSEHSAELEDIAQSSADTGGLESQELTDDHADDTPAAEVQDEQEETTGEDLADSKTAGETNPEAELPVTKATLDEPQFRFDPEGKPVRFVWKINQDGEFSEISPEFALAVGPHSADVIGRKFPDLARVFNLDPDHVITDLLNRRDTWSGKTVYWPIQGTDLVTPVDLAALPTYTRDRRFDGFRGFGIVRTGETRQDSEALGLALAPGMQPRSGPDTSAHAADDEAKTDETNLPDSAHLPETEHPIAEDDAFLEMQDLERDIEDLARMDGAMAETTDDQDNPAEFTTATSDETSDADETGTNGAPDTDSEDPFQGERPALHLVETPMRRDSDKVINLEARRVRPRESLSPGEQAAFREIGVRLNETTSRQAEADAAEEAKSSEVRKTFGNRQPPLTDDQPATDNGDQPVEPAAPSEDRPDANHAEADAAEHDERAHEETASVPASATRSETPAPTPMPSAFALPARQVMHTGMNAGFIDAIPVALLVQAGDALIHANSEFFDLTGYGSLDELAASGGLDHLLDRPSEDEPAIDGAMLVRQANGGTRMVTARLRSVNWHDGHALLLALSPIDADADAGIAEPASVELADQPEPCEPEQDNALKIEAQELRSILETATDGVVILDNDGTIRSMNRSACALFNYDETETHKQPFAMLFAHESQRAVMEYVSGLADHGVSSVLNDGREVIGREAAGGFLPLFMTIGRLSGSNGYCAVLRDITQWKRTEDELRAAKRAAETANSHKTDFLARVSHEIRTPLNAIIGFSEMMVEERFGPIGSPRYLEYAHDIGNSGKHVLDIVNDLLDISKIEAGQVQMEFVSVSLNDHLAESVSLLQPMANSQRVIIRTSLSTSVPEVVADRRSIKQIALNLLSNAIRYTPSGGQIVVSTSYEPSGNVVIRIRDTGIGMNRKELEQAMKPFGQVGPGPRQRGEGTGLGLPLTKAMVEANRAQFDIVSAPGEGTLVSIAFPPQRVLAD; encoded by the coding sequence ATGCAGGCTCACCACTATCCATTCATCGATCTGGCTGTCCACTCGTCAGTCCGGGACCGCTTTGCCAATGGCGACGCTGTTGCAGTGTTAAGCCCCGACCTTGGCGAAGTGTTGTGGGCCAATGGCGCGGCGGCCAATCTGTTGGGGTTCTCCAGCATTTATGATGTTCTGGATGAAGGATTTGAAGGCCAAACCGCGACCAGACGGCAAATTGAGAGCGCGCTCGCGCTGCTGCGCCGCACTGGCAAGCCGCAGACTTTCATGATGCGCACAAACAGTGGATTTTCTCGATCCATGGCAGCGGCAGGTCTCGAAGATTTCATGTTGCCCGATGGCGCCCCTGCCCTGCTGCTAACCAGCAGCAATGCCGGAAAAATACTGGCGCCGGGCGCACGGGCAAGGCAGATCATTGCCGGTTTTGAGGGCACCGGGACACATGTCGCGGTCCTGGACAAGGACGGCCGGGTTCTGGCCGCTTCCAGCACATTCGATGCTATCGGGCTTGCCGGCAGCGATATTGAACGGATGATTGCGGATGTGGCGAATGCTGATGACCGCCTGGTCAAACGCATGACCGACGCCTACAGCGGTCCGATGCCGACAGCGATTGGAAGGCTGGCGGACGATCCGGCGCTGCATCTTCTGTTTGCCGTAGAGCCCGCAACTGCAGACGAAACCTCCGCTGAAGCCGAGAGCTTTGCAGCACCAGAAGACGTGTCTGAGCAAGTCGACCTGTCGGACGGTTCAGACGCTCCAGTCCCGGCAGACATTGCGCGCAACGATCAGCCTGACGAAGCGCTGCCCGACATGACGCCGGACCTGAACGCCACTGATGAAGAAGACAACCAGAGCACGATGGAAGCCGGTACCGATCCAGTCGGCCAGAATGAGCTGACCGGCGAGTCCGCCTTGCCGGGCGAGCCCACCGATCAACCGGTGAGATTCGATACCAGCCGCGTCCGCGAAGACCTCACTGCGCGACTTGAGAAAGCCGAACAATCTGAACACTCCGCCGAGCTCGAGGATATCGCACAGTCTTCCGCCGACACAGGCGGGCTGGAAAGCCAAGAGCTGACAGACGACCATGCTGACGACACGCCTGCCGCCGAAGTGCAGGATGAGCAGGAAGAGACAACCGGCGAGGATCTTGCGGACAGCAAAACCGCTGGTGAAACCAACCCCGAAGCTGAACTTCCAGTGACAAAAGCCACTCTGGATGAACCTCAGTTCCGGTTTGATCCAGAAGGCAAACCGGTGCGATTTGTCTGGAAAATAAACCAGGACGGTGAATTCAGCGAGATCTCGCCCGAATTCGCTTTGGCCGTCGGCCCGCATTCCGCCGATGTTATCGGGCGGAAATTCCCCGACCTGGCACGGGTATTCAACCTCGATCCCGACCACGTCATCACCGACCTGCTCAACCGCCGCGACACCTGGTCAGGAAAGACAGTTTACTGGCCAATCCAGGGCACTGACCTGGTCACACCGGTCGATCTGGCGGCATTGCCGACCTACACCCGTGACCGCCGCTTTGACGGTTTCCGTGGATTCGGGATTGTCCGCACCGGGGAGACCCGCCAGGACTCCGAAGCCCTCGGCCTGGCGCTGGCGCCCGGCATGCAACCGCGCTCCGGACCGGATACTTCCGCGCATGCTGCCGATGATGAGGCCAAAACGGACGAAACCAACTTGCCCGATTCAGCTCACCTGCCGGAAACCGAGCATCCGATCGCCGAGGACGACGCCTTTCTCGAGATGCAGGATCTTGAGCGCGATATCGAAGACCTTGCCCGCATGGACGGTGCAATGGCCGAAACCACGGATGATCAGGACAACCCGGCAGAGTTCACCACAGCCACGTCTGACGAGACATCCGACGCTGACGAAACCGGCACGAATGGCGCTCCTGACACAGATTCCGAAGACCCTTTCCAGGGTGAACGTCCGGCACTTCATCTCGTCGAAACGCCGATGCGACGTGACAGCGACAAGGTCATCAATCTGGAAGCGCGCCGGGTCCGCCCGCGCGAGAGCCTTTCACCCGGCGAACAGGCAGCCTTCCGCGAAATCGGCGTCCGCCTCAACGAAACCACGTCACGTCAGGCCGAGGCCGATGCTGCAGAGGAAGCCAAGTCTTCCGAGGTCCGCAAAACCTTCGGCAATCGCCAGCCGCCCTTGACCGACGATCAACCTGCCACGGACAATGGAGATCAACCGGTCGAACCGGCTGCACCCTCCGAGGACAGACCGGATGCCAATCATGCGGAGGCCGATGCTGCTGAGCATGACGAGCGTGCGCATGAGGAAACCGCGTCCGTGCCAGCCAGCGCGACCAGATCCGAAACACCAGCGCCCACACCGATGCCATCGGCATTTGCCTTGCCAGCGCGGCAGGTCATGCACACCGGCATGAATGCCGGTTTCATCGATGCCATTCCCGTGGCGCTGCTGGTGCAAGCTGGCGACGCGCTGATCCACGCCAATTCAGAGTTTTTTGATCTGACCGGATATGGCTCGCTTGACGAGCTTGCCGCCAGCGGCGGTCTTGATCACTTGCTCGACCGGCCGTCGGAAGATGAACCCGCCATCGACGGAGCGATGCTTGTCCGGCAGGCCAATGGCGGCACTCGCATGGTCACCGCACGGCTGCGTTCGGTCAATTGGCACGATGGCCACGCCTTGCTGCTGGCCTTGTCGCCGATTGACGCCGACGCAGACGCAGGTATTGCCGAGCCAGCGTCGGTCGAACTGGCAGACCAGCCTGAACCGTGTGAACCGGAGCAGGACAATGCCTTGAAAATCGAAGCGCAGGAGCTTCGTTCGATTCTCGAGACAGCAACTGACGGCGTCGTCATTCTCGACAATGACGGAACCATTCGCTCGATGAACCGGTCGGCCTGCGCGTTGTTCAATTATGACGAGACAGAGACCCACAAACAGCCGTTCGCCATGCTGTTCGCTCACGAAAGCCAGCGCGCGGTGATGGAATATGTCAGCGGGCTTGCCGACCACGGCGTTTCCAGCGTGCTCAATGATGGACGCGAAGTGATCGGCCGGGAAGCTGCCGGCGGGTTCCTGCCCTTGTTCATGACCATCGGACGCCTGTCCGGCTCCAACGGCTACTGCGCGGTTCTGCGCGACATCACCCAGTGGAAACGCACCGAAGACGAATTGCGCGCCGCCAAACGCGCTGCCGAAACCGCGAACTCGCACAAGACCGATTTCCTTGCCCGCGTCAGCCATGAAATCCGCACGCCGCTCAATGCCATCATCGGGTTTTCCGAAATGATGGTGGAGGAACGGTTCGGCCCGATCGGCAGCCCGCGCTATCTCGAATATGCCCATGATATCGGCAATTCAGGCAAGCATGTCCTCGACATCGTCAATGATCTGCTCGACATCTCGAAGATCGAAGCCGGCCAGGTGCAAATGGAGTTTGTCTCGGTTTCGCTCAACGACCATCTCGCTGAAAGCGTTTCCCTGCTGCAACCGATGGCCAACAGCCAGCGGGTGATCATCCGCACCAGCCTGTCGACGAGTGTGCCGGAGGTGGTTGCAGACAGGCGCTCGATCAAGCAGATCGCGCTCAACCTGTTGTCCAACGCCATCCGTTACACGCCGTCCGGCGGGCAGATCGTGGTTTCAACATCCTACGAGCCTTCCGGCAATGTCGTCATCCGCATCCGTGACACCGGCATCGGGATGAACCGCAAGGAACTCGAGCAGGCTATGAAACCGTTTGGACAGGTCGGCCCGGGACCGCGCCAGCGCGGTGAGGGTACCGGACTTGGCCTGCCGTTGACCAAAGCCATGGTCGAGGCGAATCGCGCCCAGTTCGACATCGTCTCGGCACCGGGCGAAGGAACCTTGGTGTCCATCGCCTTCCCGCCGCAACGGGTCCTGGCTGATTGA
- a CDS encoding cytochrome c, whose translation MKTLLRILLGLAVLGLVALAAIIFVPPVTTRPAENLAADWKPAPGQGLYATRMADCAACHTAPEGESLAGGRAIESPMGVIWSSNITADPNTGIGDWTLDQFRASLVDGIGADGEHLYPAMPYENYRKLSEQDIRAIYDYLMHEAAPVENAVKETELAFPFNQRWGIRLWNWVALGKAGFQPVAETAADDALARGAYLVEGPGHCAACHSPRNVIMAQDGGDASSSAFLTGGEIGGWSAPDLRTAHSALQNWSDEDLKDFLTTGRNNHSAVTGEMNLVVSESLQYMTDEDADAMVAYLRSISTVEPQPLPHPPHDQILTDRLAAANDPTTAKLKAAMNLTPGERLYLDNCNACHMADGRGAAGVFPSLVGNSLVTADQTTGLTQTVLYGAEMPSTEKRPERLRMPAFNKRLSNADVATLETFLRSAWGNSASAVDEAAIAAQRN comes from the coding sequence ATGAAAACGCTACTGCGTATCCTCCTCGGCCTTGCGGTGCTCGGCCTTGTCGCGCTTGCGGCAATCATCTTCGTTCCGCCGGTGACGACCAGGCCGGCTGAAAATCTGGCGGCGGACTGGAAGCCCGCCCCCGGACAGGGCCTCTATGCCACCCGTATGGCCGACTGCGCCGCCTGTCACACCGCGCCTGAGGGAGAATCCTTAGCCGGTGGCCGCGCTATCGAAAGCCCCATGGGCGTGATCTGGTCGTCCAACATTACGGCCGATCCCAACACCGGAATTGGCGACTGGACGCTGGACCAGTTCCGCGCATCGCTCGTTGATGGCATAGGCGCCGATGGCGAGCATCTCTACCCGGCCATGCCCTACGAGAACTATCGCAAGCTTTCCGAACAGGACATCCGCGCGATCTACGATTACCTCATGCATGAGGCAGCGCCGGTCGAAAATGCGGTCAAGGAAACCGAGCTCGCATTTCCCTTCAATCAGCGCTGGGGCATTCGCCTGTGGAACTGGGTCGCACTCGGCAAGGCTGGCTTTCAGCCTGTGGCCGAGACTGCGGCCGATGATGCTCTGGCACGGGGCGCCTATCTGGTCGAAGGCCCGGGGCACTGCGCTGCCTGCCACAGCCCGCGCAATGTGATCATGGCCCAGGACGGCGGCGATGCTAGCAGTTCTGCGTTCCTGACGGGGGGCGAGATCGGCGGCTGGTCTGCTCCCGATCTGCGGACCGCCCACTCGGCACTGCAGAACTGGTCGGATGAGGACCTGAAGGATTTTCTCACCACCGGCCGGAACAACCACTCGGCAGTCACCGGTGAGATGAATCTCGTCGTCAGCGAATCCCTGCAGTACATGACAGATGAAGATGCCGACGCCATGGTGGCTTATCTGCGGTCGATCTCGACGGTTGAACCGCAGCCATTGCCGCATCCTCCGCACGATCAGATTCTGACCGACCGGCTGGCGGCAGCAAATGATCCGACGACAGCCAAACTCAAGGCGGCAATGAACCTGACGCCTGGCGAACGTCTGTATCTCGATAACTGCAATGCCTGCCACATGGCCGATGGCCGTGGCGCGGCGGGTGTGTTTCCCTCGCTGGTTGGCAATTCGCTGGTTACTGCCGATCAAACCACCGGCCTGACACAAACTGTCCTGTACGGGGCCGAAATGCCTTCGACGGAAAAGCGTCCCGAACGCCTGCGTATGCCGGCGTTTAACAAGCGTCTGTCAAACGCCGATGTCGCAACGCTGGAAACTTTCCTGCGCAGTGCGTGGGGCAATTCAGCTTCTGCCGTCGATGAAGCTGCGATTGCCGCACAACGCAACTGA